Below is a genomic region from Nitrospinaceae bacterium.
CTGTGGGTGTGTAAAACATCCGGTTTGCTGTTTTTTATCAGCCGACACAAAATCCTGAAAGCCCCAGGGCTTAGGGGTCGCGGCATGGATACGGAAAAAAATTTAAACTGCGGGTGCTCAATAGACTGGCAACGTTTTTCCAGAGGACTTCCCGGTTGGCAGACGACGGTGACACGGTGTCCCCGGTCCAGAAGCATCCGGGTCTCCTGAATCACTCTTATTTCCTGCCCGCCCCAGCCAATTGCCGCTTCAGAATGCAAAATATGGAGGGATTTCAAGGCAGGAACCCGTTATCAAGAATCGTAGATCGGTTGCAAGTGGACGGCGAATAATTTAACATATCCCCACAAAAGTGTCGATATCCACATGAAAGTAATTCCTTTTTTGTCCGCCATTTGCAGAAGCTGGAAAAAGGAACCCTCTTTTTCAAGCTATTCTTATATGTCCCATCCAGTGACCGAACATTTCGATCTCATTCCCTGTGAAAATTGCGGATCAACTGAGTTTTCCACTCTCTGTGAGTGGAATAATTTGTCCCAGGTGGTCCAATGTGGTCGCTGTGAGTTGCAGTTTGTCAACCCGATACCCAACAAAGAATACCTGGCCCAATTGTATTTGCAAGACGGCCAGAAAAACCACTATTACCGCGATTATATCCTGGAACGAACGAACAGAAGAAGTTCGTATAACAAACAATACCACCGCCGTTTGAAGCTGATCGAAAAATATTCAAGCAAAAAAGGCCGGTTGCTGGACATCGGTTGCGGAGGAGGTTTTTTCCTAAAGGCCGCCCAGGAGCGTGGTTGGGATCCTCATGGGATAGACATCGTTCCCGATTTTGTCAAATTTGCTCGCAATGAATTGCAATTAAAAAACATCCATTGCGGTTCCCTGGAAGAGTCCCAATATGAAGACCGCTTTTTCGATGTCATTGTCCTTTGGGATTTAATCGAGCATCTACCTCATCCGGCGAGTTTCTTAAAAACCATCAATCAAATCATGCGTCCAGACGGGCTCCTGGTGATCTGGACCCCCAACGCCAAGAATGCCGCCTGGTTAAAAGAAAACTGGTATGGCTACAAACCATTGCAGCACCTGTATTTTTTTTCGCCCGCAACATTGAATAAAATTCTACAATCGACTGGATTTTACCCTGTTTACAAGAATACCAACCGGGCGAAGAAAGGATTTTTCACCTCTCCACAAAATGCTCCTTATAAAAAACCTGAAAAACCTCTAAATAGAATGGAAAAATTGGTTTGGGGATTAAAAAGGGATTTTAGAAACCTCCTCAATCCGATTAATTATATCAGTCCTCTATTGGATTTTTCCGGTTACGGGTTCAATCTGTATGTCATCGCAAAAAAAACCGCCAAAGACACCGAGCCAGCCCGGGAAGTTTCTTCTCTATGAAGAACATACTGGTCATCAGCACAACTGGAATGGGTGACAGTTTATGGGGCACCCCGGCGCTGAGGGCTTTAAAAAAAACATTCCCAGATATGGAATTGCACCTCCTTGTGAATACCCGCTGGGAAAATCTTTTCGCGGGGAATCCACATATAGACAGGATAATCAGGTATTCCCCGAAATGGTACCAGCAACCGCTGACCGGTTTAAAGTTATTACGCACCAGATATGACCACGTGCTCCTTTTCCATGCCAACAAAGACATCACCCGGCTGTTACCCTGGTTAAGATTCGGATCCTTTTTAGCACATCAAACCTCTTCCTGGATTCCTGAAAAAAACCGGGTTGTGATCGAGGGAGTTGTTCATGGAATCCAGAGACGATTGGTTTTAATTTCAAAAATTGGGGCTCATCCGGACGGCGGACAAATGGAAATATTTTTCAATGACAAGGAACGCCAGAATGCCAACACGTTCATGAAAAAAAAATCGTTGTCGCCCCAGAGTTATATTTACATCAACATCGGAGCTTCCGGTCCTCATCGGCGATGGCCGGAAGATCGTTTCCTGGCTTTGGCAGAACAAATCCTGCAACAAACGGACTTTAAAATGATTCTCGGAGGGGGGCCGGAAGAAAAAGAAAAAATTCAAGCCATGAGGGAAGAACTGGGCACAGACCGATGCAGCCATTCCCTCGGAATTCCGTTAAAGCTTGACAGTTACCTTATCGGTCAGGCAAAGTTGCTCATCACCTGCGACACCGGACCCATGCATATTGGGTTCGCATTGAAGGTTCCTGCCGTGTCCCTGTTTGGCCCTTACGACCCGCGCGGAACCGGACCGTTTGACCTTGAAAAGGGTCGCTGCTACATGGTCCATCCATCAGGACAACAGGAATTTTCCGCAGACGCGGATTATCAAACGGGGGATTTAAAAAACATCCACGTTTCAATGGTATGGGAAAAAGTACAAGAAGCGTTAAATGCATGAATGGTCCAACGCCCTCAGGAAATGTCTTAAATCTTCGCCCCCAAATTATCGGCAAGAATTTGATCGACTCCCTGGAGCACATCTTCAACCGTAATGATAACCTTACATTCTGCGTCTCCTCCGTAGCATTCCTTTTTACGGGTCTTATGATTGCAGGGGCTGCACTCCACCTGTTTATAAACGACTACATCCTGCGCTCCCAGGGGTCTCCAAACCCGCGGATGAACCGAACCGAATAAAGCAATAACAGGAGTTCCCAAAACCGAGGAAAGGTGCATGTAGCCGCCGTTATGGCAAACGGCAAATTCTGCGCCTTCCGTGATGACGGCCAACTCCTGGAGTTCCGCCAAGATAAATGTGAAGGGAGTGTTGTCGATTCTTTCGATGACCGCCTGAGCCTGATCCTCTTCCCCGGGACCGCAAGTGATCACGATTTTAAGCCCGTAACGGGAAAACAATATATCCGCCAAACGGGCAAACTTTTCATATTGCCACTGGTTGTAAATTTTCCGCGTTCCCGGATGGATGATGCAGTAAGGATCTTCGGGACGAATCCCCTTTTCATCGAGAAGACGCCGGGCGTTCTTTCGGCTGTTTTCTGACAGATAAACAGCAGGAGCGATCCGGTCAAAGGAAGCTCCCAGTTTTTTAATCAAAGCCACCTGATAATCCAGCGGAAACTTTGGATTGAGATCACTGAATTCCAATTTCACATTGTATAAAAAAGCCCGCTTTGCATGCTTGTGGCCAACTCGAAACGGAGCCCGTGTCAAAAAACACATGATCGCCCCGCGGGTTCCCTCATGCATGTCGATCGCCATATCATAATTATTGAAATATAGTTTCCAATAAAACCGCATCTGCTCCCAGGTGGAGCCTTTTTGAAAACAAAGGACCTCATCCACATCCGGGTGGTTTCGCACAATATCGTAGGAAGGCCGTTCGACCAGGACCGTCAAATGCGAATCCGGGAAACACTGCTTCAGGGGCGTGTAAACGGAAGTGTTGTATATCACATCTCCGATGGACCTGAGTTTTATCAGCAGGATTCTCGGCTTTTGAGGAAGCTGTTCTTTGTTAAAAGAGATCACGAGTTTCCTTTTTTGGGTATCAATTCCTGCAACAAATCTAACAACTGGTTTTCCATAACTTTAATATCATAGTGAGCAATGCACCGCTCCCTGGCTTTTTTCCCTTTTGCCCGAGCTTCTTCAGGATGGTTGAAAAGGTGTTCAATCGACTCCGCCAACTGCTCAACATTTCCCGGCTCTACCAGGTAGCCACAATCGCCCAGCACCTCCGGGATATCGGAAACCCGGGTGGAAACAATGGGTTTTGCCATCGCCATCGCATCAAAAATTTTTGCCGGCATTTGGCCCACGCTGTCGCTGGTTTTCCGTTGAGGAATGACCACCACATCGCCGGCGGCAAGATGTTCGGGAAGTTCCTGAAAAGGAATCATCGGTAAGATGAGGAGCCCCTCAGACCTCCGCTCATTCGATTTTTCAAAATTTTCATCGGCGCCGATGATGACCAGACACAAATCGGGATCGTTGATCCTTTTCACCGCGGCCATTAAGTCCTCCAGCCCTTTATGGGTTCTCGGAGTCCCGAGAAACATCACCACCTTTTTATTCCGGATACCCAGTTTTTCCTTGGCACGGTCAGAGTCGAATCGCTCCGGATCCAGAAAACCGGTGTCACGACAATGATACACCAGGGTCCCGGAAAAGCGATTTTTAAGAAACCCATTGCTCACCGTAATCGCATCCGCAAAACTCACCAACTTTTCCATGAGCCACGTGTAGGGCAATCCATTGGGGTTTGAAAAATTTAAAAACCGTCCCACCTTGCCCCAAAAATGAGCGCGATAGAAAAACCCTAATTCCCAATCATCAATATCGACCAGTAAAGGTTTTCCCGAAGTCCATTTTTTTAGCAATCCCACACCAAAGCTGGTTGGCCGCGGTTTGCTCGCAAACACCACATCCCCGTCGATCGCCCGCATCATTTGGCGAAGGGTCGGGAGAAAAGCGGGATAGCGTTTCCAGGGAAAGGATTTTATCGGAATGTCCAGGTTCTGCAGAGGAAACCAGATCTTGCCCTGCTTTGCGGGGCCAATGATCTCCACCTGATGGTGGCGGGCCAAAGCCCGCGCCAAAAGCGCCGCACGCCCCAGGGAGTTATTTGAAAGGTCGAAACATAAAAAGGATATCTTCACGAAGATCCGTTGGATGTCTGGTTGATTTCCAACCGGCGGGGAAAAATGTTGACCCTACGGATATCCGTGAACAACGGCCAACCGGCAGTCGGAGTGAGAACCAGGGTTTGATCCAAAACCAGCCGGTAAAAAATCTCGCGCGCCGCCAACGGCCCAACGGTCACCGTTTCCACCTCACCACGAATACTCTTTTCCGGTTCAAACAAAAGTTTGACGCTGGCGTTTCCGTCAACCCTCCCCCAGGGTGCAGGAAGCTGATATTGAGCGGTCAAACGCAAACGGCCGTTCTCTCCTTCCAGACGGGCCTGCCCTTTTCCTTTCATTTCCTTCAATGCCAATTGCTCCAGAGGCTCAAACCGGATCGTTGCCCTGGGAAACAGGCGCCCGATTTCAAACAGGATCAACTTGTCATATAAAAACAATTCGCGCAGATTGATTTGCACCTCGTGAAAGGTCAACTGCAGATCATCCAAACGAATTTTATTCGATACCGCGGAATCGGCGGTCACGGTGATATTTTTATAACGTCCCAGCAATAAATCCTCCGGGTTGTCTGTGGGAGTGATGCTGACCCTGGGGTTTTCCATCTGCTTGATCCCGTAGATCGGGTAATGCGGAAGGGATTCGAGAAGTTTTTTCCCCACCTGCCGAAGATCGACAGCGTCTTCCATATCCGTTGCCGGGGAGACATCTCTCTTAAAGACCAGCCCTCTTGCTCCGTTGGGCAGAGGATAGGTTTTAAATAGAGAAAAGGTTTTATTGAGCGAGGGGTCATCGAACAGACGGTCCCTTTTAGGGTTGATCTGCCGGACTCCCGATTCCCCTTCCTGACTGCTGTCCTTGGTAATGAAAAAATCCGTCAACTCACCCTGGTTGCGCTTCACACTCTTCACAATGACCGGCAATCCCCGGATCATGGCGGCGTCGCGAAAGGCGCCCCGGTGAAACCAGGGGTGATTGGTGAGGGTGCGCACGGTGACCATTTTCCCTGGAGGAGGGTTGGACTCTTCTACGATATCGTCAAGAATGGAATTGATATGCCATTCTTCTTTAACCGGAAGTTCTTTGAACCCGAAGGTCGGGCCTCCCAACCCGGGGGTCTGCATATTTCCCGGAAGAAACCCTGCATAAACATAAGTGAACAAGCTGACAGCCACAACGAGGCTAACGGCCCATTTGCGAAATTTATCACTGGCAATCTGGACGACACAAAGCGCTGATATCACTGCGATCGCCGGCAGGCAGGGCATCGTGTACCGCACTCCCTTGTTGTTGATAAACGTAAATACCAGAAAAGGCAAAACGATCCATCCAAATAAAAGCCAGTTAAAATTTTTTCGTTTTGACAGAAAAATAATGAACCCAACCACAAATAAAAGCAGTAGAGGCAGTCCCATTTGGCGGCCGGAAGCTTCCAGATAATAGCCCCAAATGGGAAGGTTCCATTCCATGTGCCCTTTTAGCACGATGTCGGGAAGGCCGAACTTGGCAATCCCCCGCCCCATTTTCGCGAGGTTGTGGGCGTACCAGGGAAAACAAACCAATAGAGAAACAAAGGTGAGGGTTAAAATATTGATAATTTTTTTTGGAGAAATATGAACCGCTGGGAAATACTTTACCAAAGCGAATATTAACGCAAACTCCAATAGCAGGATGCCTTCCTGCCCCTTGTGAAGGATGAAGACCAGCAAAGGAAGGATCATGAGGGCAAAAATCATTCCCAGAAAATACGCCGTTTTGCTAAAAATTTTAGCCGGTCGGTCACCCTCCGTTCGATACAAACCGATAATCAGGGCTGGCAGCAGATAGAACAAAAATGTCCACTTGAACATCAAACCCACGGCAAATGAACAGCTGAATAAAAATGAAAATTTGCGGTCTTCAAAATTGTTCGAGCGCAGAAACAGGTAATAGGAAAGCGCGACCGATGCCGTGAGTGCGGTTCCTATCGACATTTGCCGGGAAATATAAGCCAGAAAAGGATAACAGGACATCAGAAAAGCCGCCAACAGCCCCGTATTGCGATCGTACAATCTTTGACCGATTCCATACGTCGAAAGAATAGCAACCGCCAAATAAAAAGAATTGACCAGCACCGCGTTATCGGTCGAAAATCCCATCCCGGCAAAAACCGGCAACAGCGAAAGATGATAAAACGGCGGATAAAAGGATTCGACACTCAACAGGTCCAGCCACATCCTCTCCGACCCCGAGGTGAAAGCGTCCCAATACCAAAAAGCAATGCGCAGATGGGCGGCGGGATCCCAGGACGGCGGGCGGGTGTCCAGAAGGACCCAGATTTGATTGCATCCCAACGTCCAAAGAATAAACGCCAGAAGAATAAAATAATGCGATGGAAAACCTGAAGACCCCCTATCCTGTGGCAAGGATTCGTGCGCGGCGTTGAAATGCGGCCTGTTTTCATCTAAAATTTCGGTGGGTGTCGAGCGATCCATAATAATGATTGTTTTTATCTCTCTCTTATAAAATAAGATGGGAAAGAGCTTTCCCTTTGACCACAGGGGAAGGAACCCTCATGAAAAGGGTTTTAATTGCATTTCTCGATCCGGTTGAAAAGGATTATAATTCACATGCCTTTATTTTTCATCTTAAAACCTTTTGCGCAAGCCCAATCATTAGATCGCTTTTAAGGTCACCCAATCTTCTGAGATAAATCGATTCCCAACTTTCCCATGCGATCCCTTCCATTTTCATTGACAGCAAAATTTAAGGAATATTCTTTTCTGGTGTTACTGACGGCATTCTGCTTCTTCTGTTTTTCCTATCAATTGGGAGAAGTTCCGCCTTACCACACCGACGAAAATTTTTACGTTTTATCCGCAAAAAACATGTTGCAGTCCGGGGATTACCTGACACCCGTGTTTCACGAAAAAAAACGATTTGCCAAACCCATTTTGTTTTACTGGCAAGTGGCCCTGTCCTACAAAGTTTTCGGGATCAGCCTGGTCTCCGCCCGCCTTTGGTCCGTGGTGCTGGGAACGTCATCCGCGGTGCTGGTGTTTTTTTTAGGACGGCGCTTGTTTTCGTCTCAAGCCGCCATGCTGGGCGCTTTGATTCTTCCTTCGATTTACCTGCATTTTCAAATTTCCCGTTGGGCCACAACGGACATGACGTTGAGTTTTTTCATCCTTTGCGCGTTTTACTTTTTCATCAAAGGATTCCAGGAGGAAAGCCATCGAACGCGAAATTATGTCCTGTTTTACCTTTCAATGGCGATGGGATTTCTCACCAAAGGTCCACCGGCGATCCTCATCCCGGCTTTAACGATCGCGACTTTTCTTTTCATTCGCGGAGATTGGAAAAGAATCGTCGAAATGCGATTGCCCGCCGGTCTCCTGATCCTTATGGCGGTGGATATTCCGTGGTTTGCCGCAATGTATGTTTTGCATGGCGAGGAATTTACAAATCACCTGCTGGGTGCCGAACTGCGCGACCGTATTGTGCACGAAACCCCTTTCAGTTTCTATTACCTGGGAGTTCTGATTCGTTATTACCTGCCCTGGTCTTTGTTTCTGGTTTTTTCAATTGCAACACTGACCGCCAACTTCAAAACCCGGATTTTGAATTTTTTCGATAAAGAAAATTACGCCTTATTATTCTGTTTTCTCTGGATTTTTATTCCTATCCTGCTTTTCACGGCCTTTCGAATCGAACACAGCCGTTATCTTCTTCCCACCTCACCGGCCATGGCTTTGATCTTGGGTCATTATTTCACCAGGCTCGCAATATCCGACCGGGGGTTTAAAAGACCTGTGTTTAAGATCCCCTTTTACCTGACTCTCTTTATTTTTTTCCTGTTGACCCTCGCCGTTGCCGCCGGGGTCATCCTCATGCAATCCGACACCAGCGTCCCTTTTCGCATCATGTTTCTTCCTTTATTTCTTGCCGCCGGTCCGTCGATCATGATTCTAATGTTCATTGCGCGGCGGCGAATCGCCTTGATCGTTACCCTGGCGGCATTCCAGACGCTCAGCCTTTCTTTCATTCATGGCGACGCCATTCCTTTTTTCAACCGCTATCCCATGAAGAAATTTGCTCAGGAAATCATCCAAACAAGAACCGGCAATGAAATCGTCGGGGTCTTCCAACTGGGCAGCCATCAGGCCCGGGTTGGGGTGCTCACCGGGCAAACGGCGAAATTCATTTTCCTACCCGAGTGGGTGCGAGACTTTGTAAATGATAATGAAAAGTTTTATCTGATCATGAAGGAATCGGAATGGAAAGAGAAATTCAATGACCTCGACCTTGTATTGCGATCGTCAGACACCATCTGGAAAAAAAGGCGGATCGACAAGGATTTTCTCAGGAAGTTATGGCACGAAGGGCTTCACTTGAACCCGTCAGATCATCTCGAAACCATCGTTTTGTTGACTCCCCGATAACCAGGGTTCATCGAATCAGCGGCACGTTCATTCCGGAAAAATCATAGCGGATATTTTTCGCATTGCTGGCGGAAGTAAAATAGGCATACCGGCGGGTGGCGTGAATCAAATAAAATTGACCGGGATGATCCCCCTCAAGATTGTTAAACTCGTGGATCGAAGTCAGCCAGGTCGACTGCGGCTGGATTTCCATGCGGCTCAATAGTTTCAGAGGGTCCACAACCGGGTCGTCCATGTAGCGGTCCGAGTAAAACAAAAAAGCGTTTCTAGGATTATGAATGGAAAGTCGGTAGTTTCCGAGTTTTTGATCCGCAGGAGCGTTTAAATTCACCACCGCCGCCAGTTGCCGGACATCCACGCTGTTCGGCGATAAGGTGACCTTCACCTGAAAAGGAGTGGCGTTTACAAATAAAACCGTGGCCATAACAATTCCAACCATATAAGGCAGTGATTTTTCTTTGATTTTTTCATTCATCCAATCCGACACGGTTTTAGCCGTCACAATCGCCAGCGCAGGAAATATCATGAAGAGATAGCGAAGCGTCTGGTTCCTGCTGGTGCTCATCACCAGGAAAATAAATACGATCCAGATAAAGATCAGTTGAAAGCGGATATCTTTTTCCAGAAAACCCCGCCTGCCAAACTGAAACAGGCCGATAAGTGCAATG
It encodes:
- a CDS encoding glycosyl transferase family 9, with amino-acid sequence MKNILVISTTGMGDSLWGTPALRALKKTFPDMELHLLVNTRWENLFAGNPHIDRIIRYSPKWYQQPLTGLKLLRTRYDHVLLFHANKDITRLLPWLRFGSFLAHQTSSWIPEKNRVVIEGVVHGIQRRLVLISKIGAHPDGGQMEIFFNDKERQNANTFMKKKSLSPQSYIYINIGASGPHRRWPEDRFLALAEQILQQTDFKMILGGGPEEKEKIQAMREELGTDRCSHSLGIPLKLDSYLIGQAKLLITCDTGPMHIGFALKVPAVSLFGPYDPRGTGPFDLEKGRCYMVHPSGQQEFSADADYQTGDLKNIHVSMVWEKVQEALNA
- a CDS encoding dolichyl-phosphate-mannose--protein mannosyltransferase → MLLTAFCFFCFSYQLGEVPPYHTDENFYVLSAKNMLQSGDYLTPVFHEKKRFAKPILFYWQVALSYKVFGISLVSARLWSVVLGTSSAVLVFFLGRRLFSSQAAMLGALILPSIYLHFQISRWATTDMTLSFFILCAFYFFIKGFQEESHRTRNYVLFYLSMAMGFLTKGPPAILIPALTIATFLFIRGDWKRIVEMRLPAGLLILMAVDIPWFAAMYVLHGEEFTNHLLGAELRDRIVHETPFSFYYLGVLIRYYLPWSLFLVFSIATLTANFKTRILNFFDKENYALLFCFLWIFIPILLFTAFRIEHSRYLLPTSPAMALILGHYFTRLAISDRGFKRPVFKIPFYLTLFIFFLLTLAVAAGVILMQSDTSVPFRIMFLPLFLAAGPSIMILMFIARRRIALIVTLAAFQTLSLSFIHGDAIPFFNRYPMKKFAQEIIQTRTGNEIVGVFQLGSHQARVGVLTGQTAKFIFLPEWVRDFVNDNEKFYLIMKESEWKEKFNDLDLVLRSSDTIWKKRRIDKDFLRKLWHEGLHLNPSDHLETIVLLTPR
- the waaQ gene encoding lipopolysaccharide core heptosyltransferase RfaQ, with the protein product MISFNKEQLPQKPRILLIKLRSIGDVIYNTSVYTPLKQCFPDSHLTVLVERPSYDIVRNHPDVDEVLCFQKGSTWEQMRFYWKLYFNNYDMAIDMHEGTRGAIMCFLTRAPFRVGHKHAKRAFLYNVKLEFSDLNPKFPLDYQVALIKKLGASFDRIAPAVYLSENSRKNARRLLDEKGIRPEDPYCIIHPGTRKIYNQWQYEKFARLADILFSRYGLKIVITCGPGEEDQAQAVIERIDNTPFTFILAELQELAVITEGAEFAVCHNGGYMHLSSVLGTPVIALFGSVHPRVWRPLGAQDVVVYKQVECSPCNHKTRKKECYGGDAECKVIITVEDVLQGVDQILADNLGAKI